The following proteins are co-located in the Apium graveolens cultivar Ventura chromosome 5, ASM990537v1, whole genome shotgun sequence genome:
- the LOC141661704 gene encoding uncharacterized protein LOC141661704: protein MEFIMLVVGFIQVVVAASYGQNYRLKELTWNAYDRSQIRATWMNTLKIDRRCRDELRLDIPRFEKLCHLLETRGGLVTTKHVTVKEVVALFLHILAHDLKNRTIQALFARSGETVSRQFHIVLGSLLKLGKDYIKKVDHSTSYVDDNQLKWFEGAVGALDGTHIKMTVPVEDRPRYRDRKGDISTNVLATCDPDLCFTYVLPGWEGSASDPRVLRDALRRPNGLKVPKNKYFLADLGFSNSEGFLTPYKHTRYHLNLWHGNTPTNYKELFNLRHSSARNCIERAFGLLKKRWAILRDASFYPKKIQIRIINACFILHNFFREEKMEERNFMQEVERDLLRSENIDEEDEENDYISTARSTNEWNEFRDDLAKKMFEEYVARRT, encoded by the exons ATGGAATTTATTATGTTGGTCGTAGGTTTTATTCAAGTCGTAGTGGCAGCATCTTATGGCCAAAATTATAGGTTAAAGGAGTTAACATGGAATGCTTATGATCGTTCTCAAATTAGAGCTACTTGGATGAACACCTTAAAAATTGACAGGAGATGCCGTGATGAATTGCGTCTTGATATACCTCGATTTGAGAAGTTGTGTCACCTTTTAGAAACTAGGGGAGGGTTAGTAACTACAAAACATGTCACTGTAAAAGAAGTTGTGGCTTTATTTCTTCACATCCTTGCTCATGATTTGAAAAATAGAACCATACAAGCTCTTTTTGCACGTTCTGGAGAGACAGTGAGTCGACAATTTCATATAGTACTTGGATCATTACTCAAGCTCGGGAAGGATTACATAAAGAAAGTAGACCATTCCACTAGTTATGTTGATGATAATCAGTTGAAGTGGTTTGAG GGTGCTGTTGGAGCTCTTGATGGgacacatatcaaaatgactgtCCCTGTCGAGGACCGGCCACGCTATCGAGATAGAAAAGGAGATATTAGCACTAATGTTCTAGCTACTTgtgatccagatttatgtttcACGTATGTTTTGCCTGGGTGGGAAGGGTCGGCATCAGATCCTCGTGTACTCCGCGATGCACTTCGTAGACCAAATGGTCTAAAAGTGCCTAAAA ATAAGTATTTTCTTGCGGATTTGGGTTTTTCTAATAGTGAAGGATTCCTAACTCCTTACAAACATACTCGATATCATTTGAATTTATGGCATGGAAACACTCCCACAAATTACAAAGAACTTTTTAACTTGAGGCACTCTTCCGCTCGTAATTGCATTGAAAGGGCTTTTGGGTTGTTGAAGAAGCGTTGGGCTATATTGAGGGATGCTAGCTTTTATCCCAAAAAAATTCAAATCAGAATTATCAATGCTTGTTTTATTCTTCATAACTTTTTTAGGGAAGAAAAAATGGAAGAAAGAAACTTTATGCAAGAAGTAGAAAGAGACTTGTTAAGATCGGAAAACATTGATGAAGAAGACGAGGAAAATGACTACATTTCAACTGCACGATCAACAAATGAATGGAACGAGTTTAGGGATGATCTAGCCAAGAAAATGTTTGAAGAATATGTAGCACGAAGGACTTGA